The following are from one region of the Nicotiana tabacum cultivar K326 chromosome 3, ASM71507v2, whole genome shotgun sequence genome:
- the LOC107782359 gene encoding large ribosomal subunit protein eL32z, which translates to MAVPLLTKKVVKKRVKRFIRPQSDRRITVKESWRRPKGIDSRVRRKFKGCVLMPNIGYGSDKKTRHYLPNGFKKFVVHNASELEVLMMHNRTYCAEIAHNVSTRKRKEIVERAAQLDVVITNKLARLRSQEDE; encoded by the exons ATGGCGGTGCCTCTGCTTACCAAGAAGGTCGTGAAGAAGAGGGTTAAGAGGTTTATTAGACCCCAGAGTGACCGCAGAATCACTGTCAAG GAAAGCTGGCGCAGACCCAAAGGTATCGATTCTAGAGTGAGGAGAAAGTTCAAGGGATGTGTCTTGATGCCCAACATTGGATACGGGTCTGACAAGAAGACCCGCCACTATCTTCCCAATGGTTTCAAGAAGTTTGTTGTGCATAATGCAAGTGAGCTTGAGGTCTTAATGATGCATAACAG AACTTACTGTGCAGAGATTGCACACAATGTTTCCACGAGGAAGAGGAAAGAGATTGTTGAGCGAGCTGCCCAGCTTGACGTTGTCATAACAAACAAGCTTGCTAGGTTGCGCAGCCAGGAGGATGAATGA